Proteins encoded within one genomic window of Ottowia sp. SB7-C50:
- a CDS encoding PLP-dependent aminotransferase family protein → MNPTDLKQASPWQLAERAHAMNPSAIREILKVTERPGILNFAGGLPAPETFPVDAMRAACATVLAEGSAIARPSLQYASSEGLPELRQWVATELGKQGAQVSPDQVLITTGSQQGLDLIAKVLLDKGSRMLVESPTYLGALQAFTPMQPAVESVESDMGGVSASALRSALQKGERPRFMYLLPNFQNPTGRTMDEARRQAVIDVCREHGLPIVEDNPYGELWFDAPPPAPLLARWPEGVVYLGSFSKILAPGLRLGYIVAPPALYPKLLQAKQAADLHTPGFNQRVVAEVIKDGFLDRHVPTIRARYHAQRDAILAALARELGPTGAEWTQPVGGMFVWVRLPEGLNAQALLPKAVDAGMAFVPGAPFFADEPDARALRLSFVTSTPEQIDQGMAALGKVVRAAMQG, encoded by the coding sequence ATGAACCCCACCGACCTCAAGCAAGCCAGCCCCTGGCAACTGGCCGAGCGCGCCCACGCCATGAACCCCTCGGCGATCCGCGAAATCCTGAAGGTGACGGAGCGCCCCGGCATCCTCAACTTTGCCGGTGGCCTGCCCGCGCCCGAGACTTTTCCGGTCGACGCCATGCGTGCAGCCTGCGCCACGGTGCTGGCCGAAGGCAGCGCCATCGCGCGCCCGTCGCTGCAATACGCGTCGAGCGAAGGGCTGCCCGAATTGCGCCAGTGGGTCGCCACCGAGCTGGGCAAGCAGGGCGCGCAGGTGTCGCCCGACCAGGTGCTCATCACCACCGGCAGCCAGCAGGGGCTGGACCTGATCGCCAAGGTGCTGCTCGACAAGGGCAGCCGCATGCTGGTCGAGTCGCCCACCTACCTGGGCGCGCTGCAGGCCTTCACGCCCATGCAGCCGGCGGTGGAGAGCGTTGAAAGCGACATGGGCGGCGTGTCGGCGTCCGCGCTGCGCAGCGCGCTTCAAAAAGGTGAGCGGCCGCGCTTCATGTACCTGCTGCCCAACTTCCAGAACCCCACCGGCCGCACCATGGACGAAGCGCGCCGCCAGGCCGTGATCGACGTCTGCCGCGAGCACGGCCTGCCGATTGTCGAAGACAACCCGTATGGCGAATTGTGGTTCGACGCACCGCCGCCCGCGCCCCTGCTGGCGCGCTGGCCCGAGGGCGTGGTGTACCTGGGCTCGTTCAGCAAAATCCTGGCGCCCGGCCTGCGCCTAGGCTACATCGTCGCGCCGCCCGCGCTGTACCCCAAGCTGCTGCAGGCCAAGCAGGCGGCCGATTTGCACACGCCCGGCTTCAACCAGCGCGTGGTGGCCGAGGTCATCAAGGACGGCTTCCTCGACCGCCACGTGCCCACCATCCGCGCGCGCTACCACGCGCAGCGCGACGCCATCCTGGCCGCGCTGGCGCGCGAGCTGGGCCCGACCGGTGCCGAGTGGACACAGCCCGTCGGCGGCATGTTCGTGTGGGTGCGCCTGCCCGAAGGCCTGAACGCCCAGGCCTTGTTGCCCAAGGCCGTCGATGCCGGCATGGCCTTCGTGCCCGGCGCGCCCTTCTTCGCCGATGAACCCGATGCGCGCGCGCTGCGGCTGTCCTTCGTCACTTCCACGCCCGAGCAGATCGACCAGGGCATGGCCGCGCTGGGGAAGGTGGTGCGCGCGGCGATGCAAGGCTGA
- a CDS encoding cupin domain-containing protein, translating into MRASLHDLLAQLPAAPTRAYPEGLPFAMAFAHGSMSVELYAPGSNADGRDRQQPHAQDELYVVQRGHATLRIGAQNLPAAPGDVLFVPADADHRFEAFTPDFATWVIFYGPAGGEKP; encoded by the coding sequence ATGAGAGCGTCGCTGCACGACCTGCTGGCGCAGCTGCCCGCGGCGCCGACCCGTGCGTACCCTGAGGGCTTGCCGTTTGCGATGGCATTCGCACATGGCAGCATGTCCGTCGAGCTGTACGCCCCCGGCAGCAACGCCGATGGGCGCGATCGCCAGCAGCCGCACGCGCAGGACGAGCTGTACGTAGTGCAGCGCGGCCACGCCACACTGCGCATCGGCGCTCAGAATCTGCCCGCCGCGCCCGGCGACGTGCTGTTCGTGCCCGCCGATGCCGACCATCGCTTCGAAGCCTTCACCCCCGACTTTGCAACCTGGGTCATCTTCTACGGACCCGCTGGAGGAGAAAAACCATGA
- a CDS encoding DMT family transporter: protein MSAGTSRWALRAPQGDARLVAGFWLGVLGVACFAITLPATRLATGTAEHPQLSPWFVTFGRAALAGLLSAAFLLVARSPWPTAAQWRALSLSMAGNAIGFPLLLAWALRSVTATHAAVIIALLPLVTAAVAAFALGQRARPAFWACAVAGSALVVVFAWLRAGESGGFGFAAADALLAGAVLAAAVGYIYGAKVTPALGAERVICWVCLGALPLTLPVALWLWPANAGDIRASSWAGFVYVGTVSMWAGFFAWYRGLDWGGALRVSQTQLLQPFLAMLFAWPLLGERLDAVSVGFALAVVAIVFASRRLR from the coding sequence GGCGTGGCGTGCTTTGCCATCACGCTGCCGGCGACCCGGCTGGCCACGGGCACTGCCGAACATCCGCAGCTGTCGCCCTGGTTCGTCACCTTTGGCCGCGCGGCGCTGGCGGGGCTGCTGTCGGCGGCGTTTCTGCTGGTGGCGCGCTCGCCCTGGCCCACGGCCGCGCAGTGGCGGGCGCTGTCGCTGTCGATGGCCGGCAACGCCATCGGGTTTCCGCTGCTGCTGGCGTGGGCGCTGCGCAGCGTGACGGCCACGCACGCGGCCGTCATCATTGCGCTGCTGCCGCTGGTGACGGCGGCGGTGGCCGCCTTTGCCCTGGGCCAGCGCGCGCGGCCGGCGTTCTGGGCCTGCGCCGTCGCGGGCAGCGCCCTGGTGGTGGTGTTTGCGTGGCTGCGCGCGGGCGAATCGGGCGGCTTCGGCTTCGCCGCGGCCGACGCCCTGCTGGCCGGTGCGGTGCTGGCGGCCGCGGTTGGCTACATCTATGGCGCCAAGGTCACGCCCGCGCTGGGCGCCGAGCGCGTGATCTGCTGGGTGTGCCTGGGCGCGCTGCCCCTCACGCTGCCGGTGGCGCTGTGGCTGTGGCCGGCCAACGCGGGCGACATCCGTGCCAGCAGCTGGGCGGGCTTTGTCTATGTGGGCACCGTGTCGATGTGGGCCGGCTTCTTCGCCTGGTACCGCGGGCTGGACTGGGGCGGCGCCCTGCGCGTGAGCCAGACGCAACTGCTGCAGCCGTTTCTGGCGATGCTGTTTGCGTGGCCGCTGCTGGGCGAGCGGCTGGACGCGGTGTCCGTCGGCTTTGCGCTGGCGGTGGTGGCCATCGTGTTTGCCAGCCGGAGGCTGAGATGA